GTGTTGTTTTATAATATGTTCTGAAATTTCTTCAAGCTCTTTTTCATATAATAAAGTTTTAGCTACTTTTTCTTCAAGTTCGAATAACTCTTTCACAAGTTCTTTTGCATTTTCAGACGAAAGTTTCCCTACTTTTTGTGCATAGTCTATAGCTATTAAGTAAAGAACAACAAGCTGTGTAGTGTAAGCCTTGGTAGAAGCAACCGCAATTTCAGGGCCTGCCCATGTATAAACTACGCTGTCGGCTTCTCTTGAAATAGAAGAACCTACTACATTTGTAATTGCCAGAACTTTTGCACCAGATTTTTTTGATTCTTTCAAAGCTTCAAATGTATCAAGTGTTTCACCTGACTGACTCAGGACGATAACCAGAGTTTTGTCATCCACAATAGGATTTCTGTATCTGAATTCAGAAGCAATATCTACTTCCACTCTTATTCTTGTTAGTTTTTCCAGTATATATTTTCCTATAAGTCCGGCATTGTATGCTGTACCACAGGCAACTATGTATATTTTATTTACATTTTCAAGCAGTTCTTTTGTAAGTCCAATGTCCTCAAATTTGATATTATAGTTCTCATCAACTCTGCTTTTTAGAGTCTTTGTTATTACTTCAGGCTGTTCATATATTTCTTTAAGCATAAAGAAGTCATATCCGCCTTTTGAAGCTGCTTCGATATCCCATTCTACATGAAAAATATCTCTGTTAATAAGATTTCCGTCCTGATCCATGATTTTTATGCTGTCTTTTTTTATTTCTACAATTTCTCCGTTTTCAATAAGATACATATCTCTTGTATACTTAAGTATAGCAGGTATGTCAGAAGCCAGATAATTCTCACCTTTTCCGATTCCCACAATAAGAGGACTTTCTTTTCTTACTGCTATAATTCTGTCAGGATCTTTAGTAGACATAACTCCCAGAGCATAAGCACCCTTGAGTGATTTCAAAGTTTTTCTTACTGCTTCAAGAATGTCGCCGTCAAAATTCATATCCAAAAGATGAACAATAACCTCAGTATCTGTTTCAGATAAAAATTCGTAACCTTTTGATATAAGATCTTTCTTTAATTCAAGATAGTTTTCTATAATTCCGTTATGAACGACAACTAAAGTCTTATCTTTATTAAAATGTGGATGTGAATTAGTATCAGACGGCTTTCCGTGTGTAGCCCATCTTGTATGTCCTATACCGATAGTCCCTTCAATAGGATTCATATGAAGCTCGTCAGCAAGTCTTTGCAGTCTTCCTTCCTTTTTAGTGACAACAAATTTACCATTCCCAGTGTTAACTGCTATTCCTGCAGAGTCGTACCCTCTGTATTCCAGTTTCTCTAATCCGTCCATTACAAAATCTTGGGCTCTTTTAGTCCCAATATAACCAACTATTCCGCACATAATATGCCTCCTCAAAATATTTAATTTTCAAGGAAGATTGTCACTGCAGTAATTTTGTATCTGTAATTGCTTACAGGATTTGTTTACTGCTGGGGTTGTGACCACCCTAAGAGTACCCGCCGAAAATATTCGATAACTCTTAACTCCTCGTCACCTTGTTTTTTAGAGATTGATATAAATCTGTATGATTAATGAAACGTCTCTTTCAATAATCAGGTGTTATTTATTTGTATTGTAAAGCTCTAAAAATTTAAGGTCTGGCGCTTATTTAATGTTTTTAACCTTCCATAAAAAGCATTGTATCAGAAATAGAAAAAATAAGCAATACTTTTTTGATTAAAAAATGAATTATTAATTTTTATGTTTTTTTATCTGAGCTTGAAGGTCGTTTTTCATTGTGTTCCAGAAGGAGATAGAATTCATTTTTAATGAATTGAAATCATAGAGTGTAAATTAGCGAAGAAAAAACGGAAATAAAAAAACCATTCTGAAGCTGGACATTAAGATTAAATATCTGATATAATAGGGTAACGTTGTAAAAAAATAAATAGTTTCAAAAAGTCACTATGATAAAAATAAATGTTAAAGAGGAGATGTAAAATGGAAAAAAATGTAAAACAATTATCAGTGGACGCAATAAGAATGCTCGGAGTAGATGCGATCGAAAAATCAACGTCAGGACACCCGGGTATAGTGTTAGGTGCGGCACCTATGGCTTACACACTTTGGAGCGAACATCTTAATGTAAACC
The sequence above is drawn from the Sebaldella sp. S0638 genome and encodes:
- the glmS gene encoding glutamine--fructose-6-phosphate transaminase (isomerizing); translation: MCGIVGYIGTKRAQDFVMDGLEKLEYRGYDSAGIAVNTGNGKFVVTKKEGRLQRLADELHMNPIEGTIGIGHTRWATHGKPSDTNSHPHFNKDKTLVVVHNGIIENYLELKKDLISKGYEFLSETDTEVIVHLLDMNFDGDILEAVRKTLKSLKGAYALGVMSTKDPDRIIAVRKESPLIVGIGKGENYLASDIPAILKYTRDMYLIENGEIVEIKKDSIKIMDQDGNLINRDIFHVEWDIEAASKGGYDFFMLKEIYEQPEVITKTLKSRVDENYNIKFEDIGLTKELLENVNKIYIVACGTAYNAGLIGKYILEKLTRIRVEVDIASEFRYRNPIVDDKTLVIVLSQSGETLDTFEALKESKKSGAKVLAITNVVGSSISREADSVVYTWAGPEIAVASTKAYTTQLVVLYLIAIDYAQKVGKLSSENAKELVKELFELEEKVAKTLLYEKELEEISEHIIKQHSMFYLGRGLDYLTALEGSLKSKEISYIHSEAFPSGELKHGTIALIDDGVPVVINVTQDSLLDKSISNIKEVKARGAYVIAIAKEGTKNIEEVCDKVFYIPKVNDDLACFLSIIIHQLFAYHLAVAKGNDVDKPRNLAKSVTVE